From the Solea senegalensis isolate Sse05_10M linkage group LG16, IFAPA_SoseM_1, whole genome shotgun sequence genome, one window contains:
- the nkx2.2a gene encoding homeobox protein Nkx-2.2a isoform X1, with product MSLTNTKTGFSVKDILDLPDTNDEDGSITGAEEDTEGSETTSTTKTTGVLVQSPLENVQNLPLKNPFYDSSDNPYTRWLATTDSIQYSLFLPFLAAVHGLSASSQDSAKSPEPSADDESPDNDKETSSSGGSDSGKKRKRRVLFSKAQTYELERRFRQQRYLSAPEREHLASLIRLTPTQVKIWFQNHRYKMKRARAEKGMEVTHLPSPRRVAVPVLVRDGKPCHTLKAQDLAATFQAGIPFSAYSAQSLQHMQYNAQYSAAATPQFPTAHHLVQTQQWTW from the exons ATGTCGTTGACCAACACAAAGACGGGCTTTTCTGTAAAGGACATTTTGGACCTTCCTGACACAAATGACGAAGACGGATCTATCACCGGAGCGGAGGAGGACACGGAGGGTTCGGAGACCACGTCCACGACAAAAACCACTGGAGTTTTGGTGCAAAGTCCTCTGGAAAACGTTCAGAATCTGCCTTTAAAGAACCCCTTTTATGACAGCAGTGACAATCCTTACACACGATGGCTTGCTACCACGGACAGCATTCAATATTCAT TGTTTCTCCCGTTTCTTGCCGCAGTGCACGGCCTCTCCGCCAGCTCTCAGGACTCGGCCAAGTCCCCGGAGCCGTCCGCAGACGACGAATCGCCGGACAACGACAAGGAGACTtccagcagcggcggcagcgaCTCCGGCAAGAAGCGGAAAAGGAGGGTGTTGTTTTCCAAGGCGCAGACCTACGAGCTGGAGCGCCGCTTCAGGCAGCAGAGGTACCTGTCCGCTCCGGAGAGGGAGCACCTGGCCAGTCTGATCCGCCTCACCCCGACCCAGGTGAAGATCTGGTTCCAGAACCACCGGTATAAGATGAAGAGAGCCCGGGCCGAGAAAGGTATGGAAGTGACCCACCTCCCTTCTCCCAGGCGGGTGGCCGTGCCCGTCTTAGTCAGGGATGGAAAGCCTTGTCACACTCTTAAAGCTCAGGACTTGGCGGCCACTTTTCAGGCCGGGATCCCCTTCTCTGCTTACAGTGCCCAGTCACTCCAACACATGCAGTATAACGCGCAGTACAGCGCCGCGGCCACGCCACAGTTCCCCACAGCACATCACTTGGTGCAAACGCAACAGTGGACTTGGTGA
- the nkx2.2a gene encoding homeobox protein Nkx-2.2a isoform X2 has translation MSLTNTKTGFSVKDILDLPDTNDEDGSITGAEEDTEGSETTSTTKTTGVLVQSPLENVQNLPLKNPFYDSSDNPYTRWLATTDSIQYSLHGLSASSQDSAKSPEPSADDESPDNDKETSSSGGSDSGKKRKRRVLFSKAQTYELERRFRQQRYLSAPEREHLASLIRLTPTQVKIWFQNHRYKMKRARAEKGMEVTHLPSPRRVAVPVLVRDGKPCHTLKAQDLAATFQAGIPFSAYSAQSLQHMQYNAQYSAAATPQFPTAHHLVQTQQWTW, from the exons ATGTCGTTGACCAACACAAAGACGGGCTTTTCTGTAAAGGACATTTTGGACCTTCCTGACACAAATGACGAAGACGGATCTATCACCGGAGCGGAGGAGGACACGGAGGGTTCGGAGACCACGTCCACGACAAAAACCACTGGAGTTTTGGTGCAAAGTCCTCTGGAAAACGTTCAGAATCTGCCTTTAAAGAACCCCTTTTATGACAGCAGTGACAATCCTTACACACGATGGCTTGCTACCACGGACAGCATTCAATATTCAT TGCACGGCCTCTCCGCCAGCTCTCAGGACTCGGCCAAGTCCCCGGAGCCGTCCGCAGACGACGAATCGCCGGACAACGACAAGGAGACTtccagcagcggcggcagcgaCTCCGGCAAGAAGCGGAAAAGGAGGGTGTTGTTTTCCAAGGCGCAGACCTACGAGCTGGAGCGCCGCTTCAGGCAGCAGAGGTACCTGTCCGCTCCGGAGAGGGAGCACCTGGCCAGTCTGATCCGCCTCACCCCGACCCAGGTGAAGATCTGGTTCCAGAACCACCGGTATAAGATGAAGAGAGCCCGGGCCGAGAAAGGTATGGAAGTGACCCACCTCCCTTCTCCCAGGCGGGTGGCCGTGCCCGTCTTAGTCAGGGATGGAAAGCCTTGTCACACTCTTAAAGCTCAGGACTTGGCGGCCACTTTTCAGGCCGGGATCCCCTTCTCTGCTTACAGTGCCCAGTCACTCCAACACATGCAGTATAACGCGCAGTACAGCGCCGCGGCCACGCCACAGTTCCCCACAGCACATCACTTGGTGCAAACGCAACAGTGGACTTGGTGA
- the nkx2.4a gene encoding NK2 homeobox 4a isoform X2 — MSLSPKHTTPFSVTDILSPIEETYKKFSGMDGAGNLTSPLGAYRQPQVSQTGMQQHSMGHNATVATTYHMPHTVSQFSHSAMGGYCNGSIGNMGDLPSYQESMRNSAAATGWYSANPDPRYSTSMNMSGMGSLTGMADGTKSMPVLHAAPRRKRRVLFSQAQVYELERRFKQQKYLSAPEREHLASMIHLTPTQVKIWFQNHRYKMKRQAKDKAAQQLQQQQQQDGNLCQQQAQSPRRVAVPVLVKDGKPCQNGSNTPTPNQQQVQQQQQQQQQQQQQQNGAVLASSTGNLGQHQSQQQVNALELEEMSPSPPSLHSQLNMAQIDTSAVDYTSNMVSSNLLYGRTW; from the exons ATGTCGTTGAGCCCAAAGCACACAACGCCTTTTTCAGTGACAGATATTTTGAGTCCAATCGAGGAGACCTACAAGAAGTTTAGTGGCATGGACGGCGCAGGGAACCTAACCTCTCCACTGGGAGCCTACCGACAACCTCAGGTGTCTCAGACCGGCATGCAACAGCACTCCATGGGCCACAACGCCACCGTGGCCACCACTTACCACATGCCGCACACCGTCTCCCAGTTCTCCCACAGCGCTATGGGGGGATACTGCAATGGAAGCATTGGCAACATGGGAGACCTCCCGTCGTACCAGGAGAGCATGCGGAATagtgcagcagcaacagggtGGTACAGCGCCAACCCGGATCCCAGATACTCCACAA GTATGAACATGAGCGGCATGGGCAGTCTCACTGGGATGGCAGACGGCACCAAATCCATGCCAGTGCTCCACGCTGCGCCCAGGAGGAAGCGGCGCGTCCTGTTCTCGCAGGCTCAAGTGTACGAGCTGGAGAGGAGGTTTAAGCAGCAGAAGTACCTGTCGGCGCCCGAGAGAGAGCACCTGGCCAGCATGATCCACCTGACACCGACCCAGGTCAAGATCTGGTTTCAGAACCACCGGTACAAGATGAAGCGCCAGGCCAAGGACAAGGCAgcgcagcagctgcagcagcagcagcaacaggacgGTAACCTGTGCCAACAGCAGGCGCAGTCTCCGCGGCGCGTAGCCGTGCCAGTTCTGGTGAAGGACGGTAAACCGTGCCAGAACGGCTCCAACACGCCGACGCCGAACCAGCAACAggtacaacagcagcagcagcagcagcaacagcagcagcagcagcagaacggAGCCGTGCTCGCGTCCTCGACCGGCAACCTCGGCCAGCATCAAAGCCAGCAGCAGGTGAACGCTTTGGAGCTGGAGGAGATGTCGCCCAGCCCCCCCTCACTGCACAGCCAGCTAAACATGGCCCAGATAGACACGTCTGCTGTAGATTACACCAGTAACATGGTCAGCTCAAACCTCCTCTACGGCAGAACGTGGTAG
- the nkx2.4a gene encoding NK2 homeobox 4a isoform X1, which produces MSLSPKHTTPFSVTDILSPIEETYKKFSGMDGAGNLTSPLGAYRQPQVSQTGMQQHSMGHNATVATTYHMPHTVSQFSHSAMGGYCNGSIGNMGDLPSYQESMRNSAAATGWYSANPDPRYSTISRFMGPSTGMNMSGMGSLTGMADGTKSMPVLHAAPRRKRRVLFSQAQVYELERRFKQQKYLSAPEREHLASMIHLTPTQVKIWFQNHRYKMKRQAKDKAAQQLQQQQQQDGNLCQQQAQSPRRVAVPVLVKDGKPCQNGSNTPTPNQQQVQQQQQQQQQQQQQQNGAVLASSTGNLGQHQSQQQVNALELEEMSPSPPSLHSQLNMAQIDTSAVDYTSNMVSSNLLYGRTW; this is translated from the exons ATGTCGTTGAGCCCAAAGCACACAACGCCTTTTTCAGTGACAGATATTTTGAGTCCAATCGAGGAGACCTACAAGAAGTTTAGTGGCATGGACGGCGCAGGGAACCTAACCTCTCCACTGGGAGCCTACCGACAACCTCAGGTGTCTCAGACCGGCATGCAACAGCACTCCATGGGCCACAACGCCACCGTGGCCACCACTTACCACATGCCGCACACCGTCTCCCAGTTCTCCCACAGCGCTATGGGGGGATACTGCAATGGAAGCATTGGCAACATGGGAGACCTCCCGTCGTACCAGGAGAGCATGCGGAATagtgcagcagcaacagggtGGTACAGCGCCAACCCGGATCCCAGATACTCCACAA ttTCTAGATTCATGGGACCTTCCACAGGTATGAACATGAGCGGCATGGGCAGTCTCACTGGGATGGCAGACGGCACCAAATCCATGCCAGTGCTCCACGCTGCGCCCAGGAGGAAGCGGCGCGTCCTGTTCTCGCAGGCTCAAGTGTACGAGCTGGAGAGGAGGTTTAAGCAGCAGAAGTACCTGTCGGCGCCCGAGAGAGAGCACCTGGCCAGCATGATCCACCTGACACCGACCCAGGTCAAGATCTGGTTTCAGAACCACCGGTACAAGATGAAGCGCCAGGCCAAGGACAAGGCAgcgcagcagctgcagcagcagcagcaacaggacgGTAACCTGTGCCAACAGCAGGCGCAGTCTCCGCGGCGCGTAGCCGTGCCAGTTCTGGTGAAGGACGGTAAACCGTGCCAGAACGGCTCCAACACGCCGACGCCGAACCAGCAACAggtacaacagcagcagcagcagcagcaacagcagcagcagcagcagaacggAGCCGTGCTCGCGTCCTCGACCGGCAACCTCGGCCAGCATCAAAGCCAGCAGCAGGTGAACGCTTTGGAGCTGGAGGAGATGTCGCCCAGCCCCCCCTCACTGCACAGCCAGCTAAACATGGCCCAGATAGACACGTCTGCTGTAGATTACACCAGTAACATGGTCAGCTCAAACCTCCTCTACGGCAGAACGTGGTAG